A stretch of Anaeromyxobacter dehalogenans 2CP-1 DNA encodes these proteins:
- a CDS encoding nickel-dependent hydrogenase large subunit, with the protein MSKLITIDPVTRIEGHLRIDVEVDGGAVKNAWSSGTMWRGIETILQGRDPRDAWIFTQRICGVCTTVHAIASVRSVENALGLEIPLNAQLIRNLIVTAHTLHDHIVHFYQLSALDWVDVTSALKADPVKAAQLAESISSWPGNSKHELAAVKARLEGFVKAGQMGIFTNGYWGHPAMKLSPEVNLLAVAHYLQALEIQRKANMAVAILGSKTPNIQNLAVGGVANAINLDSPAALNMEKLYQVKTLIDEVATFIQQCYLPDVAAIGGFYPDWFKYGAGVTNYLSVPELPLDEKMSKFDIPGGVLWNGKLEVAHKITSWNDDYLKQNVTESIAHAHYDGAWAKGPWEEDDKPKFAGEWKHETPAPDRYTWVKAPRLEGKAVQVGPLACVLVGLASGHEPTTRWATAAIGAVKAVHKIDLTPAHLHSTLGRHAARAIRAAMMAEMAQKQWKLLVENIGKGDTRIWVDPMANLKPGIYKGVGFHEAPRGTLSHWCVIEADKKGMKLKNYQAVVPSTWNAGPRDASGALGPYEKSLVGNPIADPKLPLEALRTIHSFDPCLACAIHTVDAEGEEISRVKVL; encoded by the coding sequence ATGAGCAAGCTCATCACCATCGACCCGGTCACGCGCATCGAGGGTCACCTCCGCATCGACGTCGAGGTCGACGGCGGCGCGGTCAAGAACGCCTGGTCCTCGGGCACCATGTGGCGCGGCATCGAGACCATCCTCCAGGGCCGCGATCCCCGCGACGCCTGGATCTTCACGCAGCGCATCTGCGGCGTGTGCACCACCGTGCACGCGATCGCCTCGGTGCGCAGCGTCGAGAACGCGCTCGGCCTCGAGATCCCGCTGAACGCGCAGCTCATCCGCAACCTCATCGTCACGGCGCACACGCTGCACGACCACATCGTGCACTTCTACCAGCTGTCCGCGCTGGACTGGGTGGACGTGACCAGCGCCCTGAAGGCCGACCCGGTGAAGGCGGCGCAGCTCGCCGAGTCGATCTCCAGCTGGCCGGGCAACTCGAAGCACGAGCTCGCGGCGGTGAAGGCGCGCCTCGAGGGCTTCGTGAAGGCCGGCCAGATGGGCATCTTCACCAACGGCTACTGGGGCCACCCGGCGATGAAGCTCTCGCCGGAGGTGAACCTGCTCGCGGTCGCGCACTACCTCCAGGCGCTGGAGATCCAGCGCAAGGCCAACATGGCGGTGGCGATCCTCGGCTCGAAGACGCCGAACATCCAGAACCTGGCGGTGGGCGGCGTCGCCAACGCCATCAACCTGGACAGCCCGGCCGCGCTGAACATGGAGAAGCTGTACCAGGTGAAGACCCTCATCGACGAGGTCGCCACCTTCATCCAGCAGTGCTACCTGCCCGACGTGGCCGCCATCGGCGGCTTCTACCCGGACTGGTTCAAGTACGGCGCGGGGGTGACGAACTACCTCTCGGTGCCCGAGCTCCCGCTGGACGAGAAGATGTCGAAGTTCGACATCCCGGGCGGCGTGCTCTGGAACGGCAAGCTCGAGGTCGCGCACAAGATCACGAGCTGGAACGACGACTACCTGAAGCAGAACGTGACGGAGTCGATCGCGCACGCCCACTACGACGGCGCGTGGGCCAAGGGGCCGTGGGAGGAGGACGACAAGCCGAAGTTCGCCGGTGAGTGGAAGCACGAGACGCCGGCGCCCGACCGCTACACCTGGGTGAAGGCGCCGCGGCTCGAGGGCAAGGCGGTGCAGGTCGGGCCGCTCGCCTGCGTGCTGGTGGGCCTCGCCTCCGGCCACGAGCCCACCACCCGGTGGGCCACCGCGGCCATCGGCGCGGTGAAGGCGGTCCACAAGATCGACCTCACCCCGGCCCACCTCCACTCCACGCTCGGCCGCCACGCGGCGCGCGCCATCCGCGCGGCCATGATGGCCGAGATGGCCCAGAAGCAGTGGAAGCTCCTGGTCGAGAACATCGGCAAGGGCGACACGCGCATCTGGGTGGACCCGATGGCGAACCTGAAGCCCGGCATCTACAAGGGCGTCGGCTTCCACGAGGCGCCGCGCGGCACGCTCTCGCACTGGTGCGTGATCGAGGCCGACAAGAAGGGCATGAAGCTGAAGAACTACCAGGCCGTCGTGCCCTCGACCTGGAACGCCGGGCCCCGCGACGCGAGCGGCGCCCTCGGCCCCTACGAGAAGTCGCTCGTCGGCAACCCCATCGCCGATCCGAAGCTGCCGCTCGAGGCGCTCCGCACGATCCACTCGTTCGACCCATGCCTCGCCTGCGCGATCCACACCGTGGACGCGGAGGGTGAGGAGATCTCGCGGGTGAAGGTGCTGTAG